A single region of the Amphiprion ocellaris isolate individual 3 ecotype Okinawa chromosome 4, ASM2253959v1, whole genome shotgun sequence genome encodes:
- the LOC111581962 gene encoding zinc finger protein 239-like produces the protein MRTHTDERPYSCERCGKIFSDHSTLCVHIGIHTGERPYSCETCGKCFSKSCHLTTHRRIHTDERLYSCETCGKSFRQRNNLTVHMRSHTGERPYSCERCGKNFSQLGPLHVHMRIHTGERPYSCERCEKSFSKSSNLTVHIRTHTGEKLYFCETCGKSFSHSSHLTAHMRTHTGERPYSCERCGKYFSKSSYLTAHMRTHTGEKLLSWNISENKP, from the coding sequence atgagaactcacacagatGAGAGGCCATATTCTTGTGAAAGATGTGGGAAAATTTTCAGTGACCATAGTACACTTTGTGTCCACATAGGaattcacacaggtgagaggccgtattcttgtgaaacatgtgggaaaTGTTTCAGTAAAAGTTGTCATCTGACTACCCACAGGAGAATTCACACAGATGAAAGGCTGTATTCTTGTGAGACatgtgggaaaagtttcagaCAACGTAATAATCTGACTGTCCACATGAGAagtcacacaggtgagaggccgTATTCTTGTGAAAGATGTGGGAAAAATTTCAGTCAACTTGGTCCTCTTCATGTCCACATGAGaattcacacaggtgagaggccgTATTCTTGTGAAAGATGTGAAAAAAGTTTCAGTAAAAGCAGTAATCTGACTGTCCACAtcagaactcacacaggtgagaagctatatttttgtgaaacatgtgggaaaagtttcagtcacAGTAGTCATCTGACTgcccacatgagaactcacacaggtgagaggccgTATTCTTGTGAAAGATGTGGGaaatatttcagtaaaagtagTTATCTGACTgcccacatgagaactcacacaggtgagaagctgTTGTCCTGGAACATCAGTGAGAACAAACCttga
- the tmc8 gene encoding transmembrane channel-like protein 7, which translates to MEEHETVNFLRLLSEESTQSTLSSDSCEYYQTEIFDQLPSVQASRPEQSRHGPWEACEAHHGGPASGERISQGHPSRGPRDKTSEEPLRNLAMCIQGKRSARERRKMQISNIGFWESWRRSQIISRRRVWAQMGEALSSLLPWRHTLHIIEGRFGVGVKSYFVFLRYLVHLNLLHCALIWGFILGPTTFYGRGHNSEPLRFGGNDSVLDFFLGSGYLDRSPVFYGFYTRGSLDLLCLNTPLLYLAGILTILLLSLIMVVRRTTVGYKHTWMLGKRYSMNVSYKIFCGWDFTIQDPAAAALKHSFIRNDLKLFLEEQSFSLRAAQRTLGHKIRLHLLRFILNLLVLSLLGGAFYLIYFSTKTSQNESEHYWLVSLVLQYLPPITITFVNLVLPHIFRKISSFEDYSFTTQVNTTLVRSIFLKLASLGIYLFFVFTTTEQQQHLFQCSENKFGREMYKLCIFNFLATFCATFLLNYPRKLLQEKYPTSLLARLLGKQHFLIPFNVLDLVYSQTVCWVGVYYCPLLPLIATVTLGATFYVKKFSVLRCCVAEQRMFRASTSSVLFHFMLLLGLLMAAATLGFNLYLYPYWSSCGPFGNGQTVFNVTEDCVDKLPSAAETTIRYLASEAFALPLILAEIIIFTSYVSRRRANQKAIERLKDMLVMSSSDKRFLVKQHTTMLRRRKITNRVHSAEDAPLSH; encoded by the exons atggaggagCACGAAACTGTCAACTTCTTGAGACTCTTATCAG AGGAAAGTACTCAGTCCACTCTGTCCTCGGACTCCTGTGAGTACTATCAGACGGAGATATTTGACCAGCTTCCCAGCGTCCAGGCCTCGCGGCCCGAACAGAGCAGACATGGTCCTTGGGAAGCCTGTGAGGCCCACCATGGTGGTCCAGCGTCTGGGGAGAGGATCAGCCAGGGCCACCCGTCCAGAGGACCAAGAGACAAGACGTCTGAGGAGCCACTCAGAAACTTGGCCATGTGTATTCAAGGGAAGAGAAGTGCCAG GGAAAGGAGGAAGATGCAGATCAGTAATATTGGTTTTTGGGAGTCCTGGAGGAGGAGCCAGATTATCAGCAGGAGGAGGGTTTGGGCACAGATGGGAGAAGCTCTGTCCAGCCTGTTGCCATGGCGGCACACACTTCACATCATTGAAG GCAGGTTTGGAGTTGGCGTGAAGTCCTACTTTGTCTTCCTTCGATATCTGGTTCACCTAAACCTGCTACACTGTGCTCTTATCTGGGGATTCATTCTGGGACCTACAACATTTTATGGCAGAGGCCACAACAGCG AACCATTGAGGTTCGGAGGCAATGACTCTGTTTTAGATTTCTTCCTGGGATCG GGCTACCTGGATCGGTCTCCGGTCTTCTATGGTTTTTATACTCGTGGTTCCCTGGATTTGCTGTGCTTGAACACACCTCTGCTGTACCTTGCTGGAATCCtcaccatcctcctcctcagtctCATTATGGTGGTTCGCAG AACCACAGTTGGCTACAAGCACACGTGGATGCTGGGGAAGCGCTACAGCATGAATGTGAGCTATAAGATCTTCTGTGGCTGGGACTTTACCATCCaggatcctgctgctgctgctctcaaaCACAGCTTCATCAGAAATGACCTCAAG CTGTTCCTGGAGGAGCAGAGTTTCTCATTGCGGGCGGCTCAGAGGACACTAGGTCACAAGATCCGtcttcacctgctcaggttCATCCTCAACCTGCTTGTCTTGTCACTGCTGGGTGGAGCCTTTTATCTCATCTACTTCTccacaaaaacatctcaaaatgaG AGTGAACACTACTGGTTGGTCAGTCTGGTCCTCCAGTATCTTCCTCCCATCACCATCACCTTCGTCAACCTCGTGCTCCCTCACATCTTCCGTAAGATCTCGTCTTTTGAAGATTACTCTTTCACCACGCAGGTGAACACCACACTTGTGAG gaGCATCTTCCTGAAGCTGGCCTCCCTCGGGATCTACTTATTCTTCGTGTTcacaacaacagaacaacagcaA CATCTTTTTCAGTGCAGTGAGAACAAGTTTGGCAGAGAGATGTACAAGCTTTGCATCTTCAACTTCCTCGCCACTTTCTGCGCCACCTTTCTTTTGAACTACCCCAGGAA GCTGCTGCAGGAGAAGTATCCCACATCCCTGCTGGCCCGGTTGTTGGGGAAACAACACTTTCTGATCCCCTTCAATGTTCTGGATCTGGTGTACAGTCAGACTGTGTGCTGGGTGGGAGTCTACTACTGCCCTCTGCTGCCTCTGATAGCAACCGTCACACTGGGGGccacattttatgtcaaaaag ttcagtgtcCTGCGCTGCTGTGTGGCAGAGCAGCGGATGTTTCGAGCTTCCACCTCCTCAGTTTTGTTCCACTTCATGCTGCTGCTTGGTCTCCTCATGGCTGCAGCCACACTGGGATTCAACCTTTACCTTTACCCTTACTG GTCCTCCTGTGGTCCGTTTGGAAATGGACAAACTGTGTTTAATGTGACAGAAGATTGTGTCGATAAACTCCCTAGCGCAGCAGAGACCACCATCCGCTATCTGGCCTCTGAGGCCTTCGCTCTGCCGCTCATACTGGCTGAGAT CATAATCTTCACCTCGTATGTGTCACGGAGACGAGCCAATCAGAAGGCCATTGAGAGACTGAAAGACATGCTGGTTATG AGCAGCTCAGATAAGCGTTTCCTGGTGAAGCAGCACACCACAATGCTGAGACGTAGAAAGATCACCAACAGAGTTCATTCTGCAGAGGACGCCCCTCTCAGTCATTAG